From one Rhodamnia argentea isolate NSW1041297 chromosome 1, ASM2092103v1, whole genome shotgun sequence genomic stretch:
- the LOC115725992 gene encoding protein LIGHT-DEPENDENT SHORT HYPOCOTYLS 1-like, translating into MAGICSSLVSPFLDPQRGVCEESDSSPLFLLPYLFLVLDLAQSGKGSKTLDRQELQYCLISRSLVPNQDPRKKKCLVTIPSLPYMELVPESSSSNPNFDTPITINTHIIGTSSSSSPMSASPPPTPSRYENQKRRDWNTFCQYLRNHRPPLSLTMCSGAHVLEFLRYLDQFGKTKVHNQTCPFFGLPNPPAPCPCPLQQAWGSLDALIGRLRAAFEEHGGRPEANPFGARAVRLYLREVRDYQAKARGVSYEKKRKRPKQKPNNNAAPPPAAATS; encoded by the coding sequence GAAAGTGACTCGAGCCCTCTCTTTCTACTGCCATACCTTTTCTTGGTACTTGATCTTGCACAATCGGGCAAAGGAAGCAAAACCCTAGATCGCCAAGAACTCCAGTATTGCCTAATCAGCAGATCTCTCGTCCCCAACCAAGATCCAAGAAAGAAGAAGTGCCTAGTAACCATCCCATCACTTCCCTACATGGAGCTTGTACCAGAATCGTCGTCGAGCAACCCCAACTTCGACACCCCGATCACCATCAATACCCACATAATCGGGACGAGCTCGTCGTCGTCGCCAATGTCGGCGTCGCCGCCGCCCACGCCTAGCCGCTACGAGAACCAGAAGCGGCGGGACTGGAACACCTTCTGCCAGTACCTGAGGAACCACAGGCCGCCGCTGTCCCTCACCATGTGCAGCGGCGCCCACGTCCTGGAGTTCCTCCGGTACCTCGACCAGTTCGGCAAGACCAAGGTCCACAACCAGACCTGCCCCTTCTTCGGCCTCCCGAACCCGCCCGCGCCCTGCCCGTGCCCGCTTCAACAGGCCTGGGGCAGCCTCGACGCCCTCATCGGCCGCCTCCGGGCCGCGTTCGAGGAGCACGGGGGAAGGCCTGAGGCGAACCCGTTCGGCGCCCGGGCCGTGCGGCTCTACCTGAGGGAGGTCCGCGACTACCAGGCGAAGGCGCGGGGGGTCAGCtatgagaagaagaggaagaggccgAAGCAGAAGCCGAACAACAATGCAGCCCCACCTCCCGCTGCCGCAACAAGCTGA
- the LOC115726006 gene encoding RNA-binding protein 42: MSTLPSSSSTSASSQFTYQTGSSYFPLPFHLQQPTTQYAAAAPPPPPPVAAAAATAYAGPVYPAPPPAPIAGVYALPQFQQAQQLFQKDAQIITPEAIESVKAALASSDIEHKAEAKKKAIPRKAAGQSWEDPTLAEWPENDYRLFCGDLGNEVNDDVLSKAFSRFPSFNMAKVVRDKRTGKTKGYGFVSFANTTDLAAALKEMNGKYVGNRPIKLRKSNWKERTDYEALGRHKNHSQKKPKLSKKGIFHK; the protein is encoded by the exons ATGTCGACGTTACCTTCGTCCTCTTCAACCTCTGCCTCTTCCCAGTTCACCTACCAGACCGGATCTTCCTACTTCCCTCTTCCCTTCCACCTCCAGCAGCCCACCACGCAGTACGCCGCCGCAGCtcccccgccgccgcctcccgtggccgccgccgccgcgacgGCCTATGCCGGCCCTGTCTACCCCGCTCCCCCGCCGGCGCCGATCGCCGGCGTCTATGCTCTCCCTCAGTTTCAGCAG GCGCAGCAATTGTTTCAAAAGGATGCACAGATTATTACACCCGAAGCAATTGAGAGTGTAAAAGCTGCCCTTGCTAGCAGCGACATCGAACACAAAGCGGAAGCCAAGAAGAAAGCAATTCCTCGTAAAGCTGCTGGGCAGTCGTGGGAGGATCCAACACTTGCGGAGTGGCCTGAAA ATGATTATCGATTATTTTGTGGTGATCTTGGTAATGAGGTGAATGATGATGTACTTTCAAAAGCCTTTTCGCGATTTCCTTCCTTTAACATGGCCAAG GTTGTCAGAGACAAGCGGACAGGTAAAACCAAGGGCTATGGATTTGTTAGCTTTGCCAATACAACTGACCTTGCTGCTGCACTCAAGGAGATGAATG GTAAGTATGTGGGGAATCGTCCGATTAAGCTCCGAAAAAGCAACTGGAAGGAGAGAACTGATTATGAGGCTTTAGGACGACATAAG AATCATAGTCAGAAGAAGCCAAAGCTTTCAAAGAAGGGGATATTTCACAAATAG